A section of the Macadamia integrifolia cultivar HAES 741 chromosome 9, SCU_Mint_v3, whole genome shotgun sequence genome encodes:
- the LOC122089124 gene encoding formin-like protein 1 gives MPLSSFILLFLLLCSSHLLASTPVLLHQHHHHHHHRRILHQPFFPLNSFPPTQPPSSSSSSSSPPQQQPKFPFSSGSNNQPFFPSYPSPPPPPSPSSFATFPANISSLILPQSPPRKPLSSKLLIISLVLSLLAISFIVAFAVLVYRRRRRSNSFANGKTSRSESYRLFPAHTAPSDAHHHKVRGISATSSEFLYLGTLVNSRGIDGDGDGGTAGAGAGSGESPYRKLGSPELRPLPPLSRQTFSQSFENAEEGASGDEGEEFYSPRGSVSGKESPAVTESSSRRVFQALVAENFESRSSNSSTQSYPSSGSVSPSSSLSNTPPSPPTPVSLSSKSKSPKSPVFVVKLPPPPPPPPLRRPLAPSHPERSPEKSKNSRERNSLDKNPDSSVRSSSDKNLHSPTGRSVDKNPPSPVRNSDVSQQNSESPARNSDVSLQNLQSPARISSIHRQPPSVPPPPPPPLALHRIWETPVRPLSVREVVGLPPEHIVPSRPVGFQMPTACSPVELAQNSESVERNEETPKPKLKPLHWDKVRASSDRAMVWDQLKSSSFQLNEEMIEALFVVNATNSIPKEVTRPAVPSPNPESWVLDPKKSQNIAILLRALNVTIEEVCEGLWEGNADTLGTELLESLLKMAPTKEEERKLKEYRVDSPYKLGPAEKFLKALLDIPFAFKKVDAMLYIANFDSEVEYLKKSFETLEAACEELRNSRMFLKLLEAVLKTGNRMNVGTNRGDAHAFKLDTLLKLVDVKGTDGKTTLLHFVVQEIIRAEGSRISGANQSQTNGKPQQPTFQEDVELRKLGLQVVAGLSGELTNVKKAAAMDSEVLSGDVSKLAKGIGNISEVVRLNEAAGFKDTNRGFSESMDTFLKRAEEDIVHVQAQESVTLSLVKEITEYFHGNSVKEEAHPFRIFMVVRDFLSILDKVCKEVGKINDRTIVSSARQFPVPVNPMMLPFFPKFNSLKQSTSSNDEGSLSS, from the exons ATGCCCCTCTCCTCTTTcatccttctcttcctcctcctctgtAGCTCCCACTTATTGGCCTCCACCCCGGTTCTCCTtcaccagcaccaccaccaccaccaccaccgtcgGATCCTCCACCAgcccttcttccctctaaatTCCTTCCCTCCAACCCAGCccccatcttcatcttcatcttcatcttccccaCCTCAACAACAACCCAAATTCCCCTTCTCTTCTGGTTCCAACAACCAACCATTCTTTCCGTCTTACCCTTCTCCACCTCCCCCTCCTTCTCCCTCCTCCTTTGCCACATTCCCTGCTAACATCTCTTCTCTCATACTTCCCCAATCTCCTCCCCGCAAACCTCTCTCTTCGAAGCTCCTAATCATCAGTCTAGTCCTCTCTCTTCTCGCCATCTCCTTCATCGTCGCCTTCGCCGTCCTCGTCTACCGCAGAAGACGTCGCAGCAACAGCTTCGCTAATGGCAAAACCTCCAGATCCGAGAGTTACCGCTTGTTTCCAGCCCACACTGCTCCTTCAGACGCCCACCACCATAAGGTTCGTGGCATCTCGGCTACAAGCTCTGAGTTCCTCTATTTGGGTACTCTAGTAAACTCTCGTGGGATCGATGGCGATGGTGATGGAGGTACTGCCGGTGCTGGTGCCGGTTCCGGTGAGTCGCCCTATCGGAAGCTGGGCTCCCCTGAGCTCCGTCCGCTTCCGCCCCTGTCGAGGCAGACTTTCAGTCAGAGTTTTGAGAATGCTGAAGAGGGTGCTTCAGGAGACGAGGGAGAAGAGTTTTACTCACCAAGAGGTTCTGTTAGTGGTAAGGAGAGCCCAGCTGTTACAGAATCGAGCTCAAGAAGAGTGTTTCAGGCTTTGGTTGCGGAGAATTTCGAAAGCAGGAGTTCGAATTCGAGTACTCAGTCTTACCCTTCTTCAGGTTCTGTCTCTCCTAGTTCTTCACTGTCTAACACTCCTCCCTCTCCTCCTACGCCGGTGAGCTTAAGCTCCAAGTCAAAATCACCGAAATCACCAGTATTTGTGGTGAAATTGCCTCCTCCGCCACCTCCGCCGCCACTGCGGCGTCCATTGGCTCCCTCGCATCCAGAGAGAAGTCCAGAGAAAAGTAAGAATTCACGGGAAAGAAATTCTTTGGATAAGAACCCAGATTCGTCAGTAAGAAGTTCTTCAGACAAGAACCTGCATTCACCGACAGGAAGGTCAGTGGATAAGAACCCACCGTCACCGGTGAGGAATTCAGATGTTTCCCAGCAAAATTCAGAATCTCCAGCGAGGAATTCCGATGTTTCTCTGCAAAATCTGCAATCTCCGGCGAGAATAAGCAGCATTCACAGGCAGCCCCCCTCTGTTCCaccgccgccaccaccaccgcTAGCATTGCATAGAATCTGGGAAACACCCGTTCGGCCTCTGTCGGTCCGTGAGGTAGTTGGTTTGCCTCCTGAGCATATTGTTCCTTCCAGACCTGTAGGGTTCCAGATGCCTACTGCTTGTTCTCCAGTTGAATTGGCACAGAATTCAGAATCTGTGGAAAGAAATGAGGAGACTCCGAAACCAAAGCTGAAACCTTTACACTGGGACAAGGTCAGAGCGAGCTCTGATCGTGCCATGGTGTGGGACCAGCTGAAATCGAGCTCTTTTCA ATTAAATGAGGAGATGATTGAGGCATTGTTTGTTGTAAATGCCACCAACTCGATTCCCAAGGAGGTTACGCGACCTGCTGTTCCCTCACCAAACCCAGAGAGTTGGGTACTTGATCCTAAGAAGTCTCAGAACATTGCAATCTTGCTCAGGGCACTGAATGTGACTATAGAAGAAGTCTGTGAAGGCCTTTGGGAAG GTAATGCAGATACCTTGGGGACAGAGCTTCTTGAAAGTCTATTAAAGATGGCTCCAACCAAAGAGGAAGAACGTAAACTGAAGGAATACAGAGTTGATTCGCCATACAAACTTGGTCCTGCTGAAAAATTTCTCAAGGCGTTGCTTGATATTCCTTTTGCTTTCAAGAAGGTCGATGCAATGCTCTACATAGCCAATtttgattcagaggttgagtACTTAAAGAAGTCATTCGAAACTCTGGAG GCAGCGTGTGAAGAACTGAGGAACAGCAGGATGTTTTTGAAGCTTCTAGAAGCTGTTCTGAAGACTGGAAATCGCATGAATGTTGGAACCAACCGTGGGGATGCCCATGCCTTCAAACTTGACACCCTCCTTAAGCTTGTTGATGTGAAGGGTACTGATGGGAAGACCACACTATTGCATTTTGTTGTACAGGAAATCATAAGAGCTGAAGGCTCTCGTATATCTGGTGCAAATCAAAGTCAGACCAATGGAAAACCTCAGCAGCCCACTTTCCAGGAGGATGTTGAATTGAGGAAGCTTGGCCTACAGGTTGTTGCTGGCCTTAGCGGGGAATTAACCAACGTGAAGAAAGCTGCTGCAATGGATTCTGAGGTGCTTAGCGGTGACGTCTCAAAGCTCGCTAAAGGGATTGGGAACATTAGTGAGGTTGTCAGATTGAATGAAGCTGCAGGGTTTAAGGATACCAACCGTGGATTCTCCGAATCAATGGACACTTTCTTGAAAAGGGCTGAGGAGGATATTGTACATGTTCAAGCCCAGGAGAGTGTTACTCTCTCATTGGTGAAGGAGATTACTGAGTATTTCCATGGGAATTCAGTAAAGGAAGAAGCCCATCCCTTCAGGATCTTCATGGTGGTGAGGGACTTCCTGTCCATTCTTGATAAGGTCTGCAAGGAAGTCGGGAAGATAAATGACCGAACAATAGTGAGTTCAGCCAGACAATTTCCAGTACCAGTAAATCCGATGATGCtgcctttttttcctaaatttaaTTCTCTGAAACAGAGCACTTCGTCCAATGATGAGGGTTCATTGTCATCATAG